From the genome of Streptomyces sp. V2I9:
TTCCTGGATGGCGGGGGTGAGGACGGGGTGGGGGCTGATTTCGATGAAGGTGTGGTGGCCGGTGTCGGTGAGGGTGGTGGTGGCGGTGTGGAAGTGGACGGTTTGGCGGAGGTTTCGGTACCAGTAGTCGGCGTTGAGGTGGGGGCCGGTGATCCAGGTGGTGTCGGTGGTGGAGTACATGGGGGTGGTGGGTGTGTGGGGGGTGATGTCGTGGAGGAGGTGGGTGAGTTCTTCGTGGAGTTGTTCGACGTGGTGGGTGTGGGAGGCGTAGTCGACGGGGATTTTGCGGGCTCGGATGTTGTGGTTGTTGAGTTGGGTGTGGAGGTCGTCGATGGCGGTGGGGTCGCCGGCGATGACGGTGGTGGTGGGGCCGTTGATGGTGGCGATGTCGATGGTGTGTTGGTGGGGGGTGGTCCAGGGGGTGAGTTCGGTGTGGGGGAGGGGGACGGACATCATGGCGCCGTGGCCGGCGAGTTGGCGGGCGATGGCTTGGCTGCGGAGGGCGATGATGCGGGCGGCGTCGTCGAGGGTGAGGGCGCCGGCGATGTGGGCGGCGGCGATTTCGCCTTGGGAGTGGCCGATGACGGCGTCGGGGTGGATGCCGTGGTGTTGCCACATGCGGGCGAGTGCGGTCATGACGGCGAAGGTGACGGGTTGGACGACGTCGACGCGGTCGAGGGTGGGGGCGTCGGGGGTTTGGCGGAGGACGTCGGTGACGGTCCAGTTCTGGTGGGGGGCGAGGGCGGTGTCGCAGGCGTTGATGGTGTGGGTGAAGACGGGGTGGGTGTCGAGGAGGGTGGCGCCCATGCCGGCCCATTGGGTGCCTTGGCCGGGGAAGACGAAGACGGTTTTGCCGGTGGTGGTGGGGGTGCCGGTGGTGAGGGCGGGGTCGGGGGTGTGGGTGGTGAGTGCGGTGAGGGCGCGGTGGAGGTCGTTGTGGTGGGTTGCGGTGATGACGGCGCGGTGGTGGTGGTGGGGTCGGTGGGTGAGTTGGTGGGCGATGTGGGTGGGGGTGTGGTGGGGGTGTTGTTCGAGGTGGTGGAGGAGGCGTCGGGCGGTGTCGGTGAGGGCTTGGGGGGTGGCGGCGGACAGGGGCCAGGTGATGACTTCGTCGGTGGTGTCGGGTTCGTCGTGGGTGGTGGTGTCGGGGGTGGTGGGGGCTTCCTCCAGGATCACGTGAGCGTTCGTCCCACTCACACCGAAGGCGGAGACGGCGGCGCGGCGGGGGTGGGTGGTGTGGGTCCAGGGGCGGGGTTGGGTGAGGAGTTGGACGGTGTTGGTGGTCCAGTCGACGTGGGGGGTGGGTCGGTCGATGTGGAGGGTGCGGGGCATGGTGCGGTGGTGGAGGGCGAGGACGGTTTTGATGATGCCGGCGACGCCTGCGGCGGCTTGGGTGTGGCCGATGTTGGATTTGAGGGAGCCGAGCCAGAGGGGGTGGTCGGGGTCGCGGTGGCGGCCGTAGGTGTTGATGAGGGCTTGGGCTTCGATGGGGTCGCCGAGGGTGGTGCCGGTGCCGTGGGCTTCGACGAGGTCGATGTCGTGGGGGTGGAGTCGTGCGTTGGTGAGGGCTTGGTTGATGACGCGTTGTTGGGAGGGGCCGTTGGGTGCGGTGAGGCCGTTGGAGGCGCCGTCCTGGTTGACGGCGGAGCCTGCGACGAGGGCGAGGACGGTGTGGCCGTTGCGGCGGGCGTCGGAGAGGCGTTCGAGGAGGACGAGGGCGACGCCTTCGGACCAGCCGGTGCCGTCGGCGGCGGCGGCGAAGGCCTTGCAGCGGGCGTCCGGCGCCAGCCCCCGCTGCCGCGAGAACTCCACGAAGGAGGTCGGCTGCGCCATCACCGCGACGCCTCCGGCCAGGGCCAGGTCGCACTCGCCGGAGCGCAGTGACTGGGCGGCCAGGTGCAGGGCCACCAGCGACGACGAGCACGCCGTGTCCACCGTCACCGCCGGACCCTCGAACCCGAACGTGTAGGCCACCCGGCCCGAGACGACGGCGGAGGCTGTCCCGGTGCTCCGGTATCCCTCGGTGTCGTCGTCCGAGCCCGCGAGGCTCACGTCGTACTCCTGGTTCATCACGCCGGCGAACACCCCGGTCCGGCTGCCCTGCAGCGAGGTGACGTCGACGCTCGCGCGTTCGAACAGCTCCCACGAGGTCTCCAGGAAGACCCGCTGCTGGGGGTCCATCGCCAGCGCCTCACGCGGGGAGATCCGGAAGAAGTCCGCGTCGAACCCGGTGGCGTCCTGGAGGAAGCCGCCCTCGCGGACATAGGTCGTGCCGGACCGCTCGGGGTCGGGGTCGTACAGCCCCGCCAGATCCCAGCCCCGGTCCGAGGGGAACGCGGTGATCCCGTCGAGACCCTGGTCGACGAAGGTCCACAGATCCTCGGGGGAGGTGATGCCACCCGGCAGCCGGCACGCCATGGAGACGATCACGACCGGGTCGTCCTCGGCCGGAGCGCGGCCCTCCACCGTCGCGGTGGTGCTCTCCTCGGCACCACCGGACAACTCGTCCAGCACGAATCGGGCCACTGCCTCCGGGGTCGGACGGTCGAAGGCCAGAGTGACCGGCAGCGGCAGGCCCGTCACCTCCACCAGGAGGTTCCGCAACTGCACGGCCTGGAGCGAGCCGAAGCCGATCTCCTTGAAGGCCCGACGCGGTGCCACGGTGTCCCGGGCCCGCCCGGCGGTCTCCGCCGCCGCGTCGCACACCGCGGTGACGAGGGTTCGCAGCCGCTCGGCCTCGGTCAGGCCGGCGAGCCGTGCCCGGAACTCCTCCGCCCGCCCGGTGTCCGCCGACACCCCCGCCGAGGTGTCGATCAGTCCGCGCAGCATCGCCGGAACGATGTCGCCACCGTGCAGCGTCATCGGGTCGAGCTTCAGTGCGCTGACCGCCGCCTCGCCGGACATCAGCGCGGCGTCGACCACCGTGAGCAGCTCACGCAGGGCCAGGGTGCCCACGCCCGACGGCAGGGCCGTCTCCGGTTCGTCGGCCCACGGCCCCACGGACACCGACAGCCCCGCCCGGCCCTCGGCCCGCCGCCGCAGCGCCAGCGCGTCGCAGTACGCGGCCACTGCCGCTTCCTCCGGGGCGTGGGCCGTGCCCAGCGTGCCCGCGGCCGAGGGCAGCAGCACCAGGGCCGCCCCCTCCACGGTGGCGGTCACCTCGTCCAGCGCCGCCGCCTGCGCTGCCGCGAGCCGGAACGGACCCGTGGGGACGTGCACCACACCGGCGAGCGGACGGCGCAGCCCCGTCAGCACCTCACGCAGCGCCGCGCGGTCGGTGAGATCGCAGCCGGACACCGTCACCGTCGCCTTGAGCCCGGTCAATTCGGCCGCGAGACCGGCGACGGAGAGGTCGTCCTCGCCCCGCTCGCCGATCAGCACCAGGTGCCGGACGCCGTGACCGGCCACGAGGTGGCGTGCCACCGCAGCACCGGCCACCGTGTCGGCGCCCGCCACGACCGCGGTACGCGCCGGACCGAACACCGTTTCCCCGCCGGAGCGCACGGCCAGCCGCTCCAGCGACGGCCGGACGACGCTGCCGGCCCTTACGGCCACCTGCGGTTCGTTCCCCGCCGCCACGGCACGCAGCAGCTCCGCGGGCAGCGCGGCACCGGGGGCGGCCGCCGCCTCCAGGTCCACGTGCGCGAGCCGGTCGCCGTGCCCGTTCCGCAACCCGCGTAACAGTCCCGCCACCGCGGCCTGCGCGGGGTGGGGCGTCTCGGCCGGACCGGTGGCGACCCCACCGCGGGTGAGGACGACCAACCGCGCCGGGGAGGGCCACCCCTGATCCAGCCACGCCCGCACACGGGCGGACACGTCCGCCACGAGACCCGCCGGATCCGCATCCGGTGCACCTGCGGGCACCACCACCACGTCGGCCGGCGCGGTCCCGGCGGGCGGCACCCCGTCCACCAGGCACGTCACCTCGGCTCCGGCCGACTCCAGACCGGCGACCAGGTCCGCGTCACCTTCTGCGGCGATCACCCACCGCGGACCGGCCGGGTCCGCGCCCGCCGCTGCACCGGCGGCGCCGGAGACGGCCGGCCCCTCCGGCGGCAGCGGCAGCCAGTCGGCCCGGAACAGGTGCTCGTAGGAACTGCTGCCGGCGGCCCGGAGCCGGGCGGGCCGGTCCAGCAACAGGCGCCGGGTGACCTTGCCGGAACCGGTACGCGGAATGTGCGTGACCTCGTACAGTTCCTCGGGCACCTTGAAGTAGGACAGCCGTTCGCGGCAGGCGGCGAACAGCGCGTCCGTGTCGAGCCCTTCCGGACCCGGCACCAGGAAGGCGACGGGGACCTCGCCCAGGATGTCGTGGGCCTTGCCGGCCACGGCGACGTCCGCCACACCGGGCACGTCCCGGAGCACGTCCTCGATCTCACCCGGGTGGATGTTCTCGCCGCCCCGGATGATGAGGTCCTTGATCCTGCCGGTGACGGTGAAGTAGCCGGCCTCGTCGCGTCGGGCCAGGTCACCGGTGCGGTACCAGCCGTCGCGCAGCGCCCGGGCGGTCTCCTCCGGCCGGTTGTGGTAGCCGACCATCACATTGGGACCGCTGACCCAGACCTCGCCCTCCTCGTCGGCCGGTACGTCACGTCCGGTCTCCGGCTCGACGAGGCGCACGTTGAGTCCGGGCACCGGCAGACCGCTCGACCCCTCGACCCGTGCCCCCGTGGGCCAGTTGATGGTGATCGAGCCGCAGGTCTCGGTGCTGCCGTAGGCGTCCAGGAGGGGGACACCGAACGTCTCCTGGAAGGACGCCCGCAGCGACCGGGTGGTGACCGCCCCGCCGACCAGGCCGACCCGCAGGTCCGGGGCCCGCACCCCCTGCTGCCGTGCGGCCTGCACCAGGTAGTGGTACATGGTGGGCACGCCGGCGAGGAAGGTCGGCGACTCCTCGCGCAGGACGGACAGGATCTCGTCGGCCGAGTACCCGTCGGTGATCCGCGCGGTGGCGCCGACCGAGGTGACCGCCAGCACGCACGCGATGTGCGACAGGCTGTGGAAGAGCGGCAGGGGCCACAGCACCCGGTCGTCGGCGGTCAGTTCGGGCACCGGAACGTAGCAGGCGGCCACCGACCACAGGCAGTTGCGCTGGGTCGAGAGCACTCCCTTGGGCTTCCCGGTGGTCCCCGACGTGTAGAGCATCCAGGCGACCTCGTCGAGGCCGAGGTCGTCCCGAGCACCGGTCTCCGGCTCCGAGCCCGCCAGGGCCTCGAAGGCCACCGTCCCGGCCGGGACCGGGCGATCGCCGGTGACGACGATCCGAGGGTGCTCGGCGTCTCCCAGCACGCGCCGGAGCTGTTCGACGTGGGCGGCGTCGGTGATCACCACGCGGGCGCCGCTGTCGGAGAGGAAGAACTCCAGCTCGGCGTCGGTGCAGTGGGGATTGAGCGGGACGCCGATCACGTTCGCCCGGGTGAGGGCCAGGTAGCTCTCGACCATCTCCACACAGTTGCCCAGGTACAGCGCCGCCCGGTCGCCCGGATGCACGCGCAGCCCGGTCAGGTGTCCCGCGATGAACCGGGTCCGCTGCTCCAGTTCGGCGTAGCCGACCTGACGCCGGGCATCGGCGAAAGCGATTTTCCCGCCGAGTCGGGCGGCGTGTTCGATCAGGGTCTCGGGCAGGGGCCGAATCAGTTCTGTGCGCAGCATCCGGTAATCACTCCTAGGCACGGCGAGAAGCGCGTGAGCGCGACTTCGAGTCTCGCGTGAATTGCGGAGCGCGAATCCCCTAACAATCCCCCTATGGCATCCCTGACTTGACGGCCGTACGGAGGCAATCCCCCTAGGGCGTGACCGAATTCAGAGCCAGCCGAAGAATTCCCGGTAGCAGGGCACCTGCTGCTCCAGCATGTGGACACCGTGGTGAATTCGCCGGCCCGCGGCGGCCGCTGCCTGCAGCAGGGCGGTCTCGTGGGGTTTCATGACGATGTCCGCCACCACCGCGTCCGCCCGGACGTCGGCCGGGTCGAACGGCAGCGCGTCGCGCGGGCGCATCCCGAGCGGTGTCGCATTGACGACGAGGTCGGCTGCCGCCAGGTCCCCGGGGGCCTCGGCACGGACGGTCCCGGGCCACCGGGAGCCGAGCCGCGCCAGCAGCCCGGCGAGCCGAGCGGCGTCGACGTCCCGTACGCAGACCGGCCCGGCACCCGCCGTCAGCAGGGCCACCGCGATGGCGCTCCCGGCCCCGCCCGCGCCGACCAGGACCACCCGTCCGCCCCGCACGGGATGCCCGGCAGCCTCCAGCCCGCGGACGAAGCCCAGCCCGTCGAAGTTGTCGGCGAGCCAGCGGCCGTCGGCACCGCGCCGCATCGCGTTGGCGGTACCGCTCAGCGCAGCGGCCGGCCCCAGCTCGTCCGCCAGGGCGCACACAGCGGCCTTGTGGGGGACCGTGACCAGCAGCCCGTCGACGTTGCCCGCCCGGACCAGGCCGCCCACGACGGCGGCGAGATGCTCCGCCGGGGCGTGCACGGGCACCACCACGGCGTCGATGCCGAGGGCGGCCAGCACCGGGTTGACCAGCTCCGGAGCCCGGACCTGGGTCACCGGGTCGCCCACGACCGCGTACAGCCGCGTAGCGCCCGACAGAGGAGTTTCGGTCACTTCCGGGCTCCCATCGGACACGCTGTTGTAACAGGGGACACCGGCCTGGCACCATGGGAGGCGGGGGAAGGAGATGTCCCATGCCGCAGGTGAAGACGGAAACGCCGCACGAGATCGTCGGCGAGGCATGTCCGGTGCGTGAAGTGCTGGACCGCGTGGCCGGCAAGTGGAGCATCCTGATCATCGTCGCCGCGGCCCGCGGTCCCGTGCGGTTCACGGAGCTGGAGCGGTCGATCGAGGGCATCAGCAGGCGCATGCTCACCCTCACCCTGCGGAACCTGGAGCGGGACGGCCTGCTCACGCGCACGGTGTACGCCACCGTTCCGCCCCGGGTCGAGTACCGGCTCACCGCCATGGCGCAGGAACTGCATCAGTCACTCCTCTCGCTCACCGACTGGGCCACCCGGCACCGCGAAGAGATCTCCGACGCGCGGCACGCCTACGACGCCGAACGCTTGGTCGACGGCCGCTGAGCGTGGCGCTGCCGCCCGTGCAGGGTGGTGGTGCCCAGGTCGGCAGGGAGATCCCGTCGGCGCTTGATGTCCAGCTTCCGGTAGACCCTCGTCAGGTGCTGTTCCACGGTGCTGGCCGTGATGTAGAGCTTCGCCGCGATCTCCCGGTTGGTGTAGCCGAGCACGGCCAGGTGTGCCACCCGCCGCTCGGCCTCCGTCAGTCGGCTGCCGTCGTCCTCGCAGGACACCGAGGTGTCCGAGGTTCCCTGGAAGGCGAGCAGTTCCTCGCCCAGCGGCGCCGCCCCGCAGGTCGTGGCGAGGTACCGGGCCCGGCGCAGTGTCGTCCTGGCCCGGCGGTTGTCGGCCAGGGCCGAGTAGGCGTAGCCGAGGTGGGCCAGGCCCCGTGCCTGCTCGTACTGCTCCCCGTACTGTTCGAACAGCTCGACGGCCTCCAGCAGCAACTGCGGTCGCCGCTCGGGGGTGCTGACCGCGGCGAGCATCCGCAGCGACCGCCCGCGAGCACTGCCGGCGCCGCCCGAGGCGTCCGAGCAGGCCAGCTCTTCCCGGACCAGGCGGCGTGCCCGATCGTCGTTGCCCAGCCGCAGCCACGCCTCGGCGGCGCTGGTGCGCCAGGGGACCGGCGCCGCGGCCTCCAGCCCCAGGGCCGTGACCAGCTCGCCGCAGGCCAGAAAGTCGGCGAGCGCGGCGTAGGCTCGCTGGACGGCGAGGTGGTAGGTGCCGCGCGCGTGCAGGTAGTAGAGGCCGAAACGGCTCTGCGACATCGCCTCGGGCGGGGAGAACGCCAGATACCGTTCGGCTGTCTCCGTGTCGCCCGACCGAACCGCCGCCGTGACGAGAGTGCCCAGCGGGAACCCGACGGCCACCCCCCAGGCGTGGGACGGCAGCAGGGTGAGGGCCTCCTGCGCCGTCCGCAGTGCGTCGGCCAGGTCGCCGCGGCGCAGCAGCGCCTCCGCGCGCAGACTTGCCAGCACGGCGTGCCAGGTCGGTGCCTCGTCCTCGCCGCCGGCCACGACCAGCGCCGCACACTGCTGCAGCACCAGGTCGTAGCGGCCCAGATCGAGCAGGCCGAGCAGGGCCAGGGCCGCGGTCTCGTGCGCCCACGCCGGGTTGCCACGGGAACGGAGATTGCGCAGTGACCCCTCCAGTGAGGCCACCCGGTCGCCGCCGCGACCGCTCACCAGCCGGTCGCACAGCGATCCGGCCAGGGCCAGCCACGGATCGTCACCGGCCGGTGCCGTCAGGTCGCCTTCGGCGGCGTGAGGGCTGCCGAACGCGGCCCGAGCGGTCGGCTGGGTCCGCCGGTGCGCGAACCGGGGATGGGAGAAGGCCAGCCAGGAGTCGAGGTGGCGGACCTCCTGCGCCACCGAGGCGTCCGAGGCCGCCGCTTCGCGCAGTCGGCCGAGCACCGCGGCGGCGTCCGTGTGCCGCCCGTGCCACAGGAGCTGCCGTACGAGGTCCGGCAGGCAGCCGTTGCCGAGGTCTCCCGTCCGCGCCGCGGTCACCAGCGGCGTCAGGTGCCCGGCCGCGGCCGACGGGCTGACCCGCCACCGGGCGTCGGTCAGCTTCGCCAGTACGGCGGCGCGGCCGGCCGGCTCGGGGCAGGCTTCGTGCGCCAGCTCCAGATAGCGGGCGGCACGTTCGTTCCGCTCGGCGAGCAGTTCGTGTTCCGCGGCTTCGACGAGCGCCGGCACCGCCCATGGCTCCACCCGCCGGCGTGCCTGCGCGAGGTGGCACGCCACTGCCGACGCCGGCTCCCCGAGATCGTGGAGCAACCGTGCCGCGTGCTGGTTGAGGGTGGCGCGGTCGGCTCCGGTCACGGTGGAGAGGACGGCCTCGCGGGCCGCCGGGTGTGGCAGCCGGCCGTCGCGCAGGAGCCCTGTCGCCGTCATCGTGGCGATCGCCCGCTCCACCGCCGCTGACCCGGTCAGGGTCCCGGTGCCCGCCTCGGTCTCCTGGTCGAGCCCGGTGAGCCGGGCCACCCGCTCCGGAGTACCGCGCCCGCCCAGGACGGCCAGCGCCTGCGCGGTGCGCAGCAGGGCCGGCTCCCCGCGCCGCAGCAGCCTGACCACGGCCGCGCCGTATCCCCGTGCGGTGACGCGGTCGTGGCCGCTCCGGCCGCCGCGACGAGCGTCCTCGGTCAGTGCGTCGAGCAGCCGGAGATTGCCGCCGCTGATCCGGTGGAATTCGGCCGCGAGCCGGGCCGTGTCGGTCCGCGGGCCGAGGCGCTCCGCCAGCAGGGCGGCCGTGCCGTCCTCGGACAGAGGTTCCACCTCCACGCGGTGGGTCCCCAGTTCGCACGGCAGTTCGGCGGCGAACAGGGGAGGTGCCTGCCCGTCGTCCCGTTGGGAGGTCACCACCAGCAGGACCCGGGCCGCTCCCAGTCGGCGGGCCAGGTACAGCAGGCTCTGTGCCGACTCGGCGTCGGCGTGGTGGATGTCGTCGACGGCGACGACCAGCGGCACCTGCGCCGTCCGGCGGAGGATCTGCCGGCAGAACTCGTGGTAGCCCGGAGCCGCCTGATCGGCCAGGGCACCCGGTGCCGGAATGCTGAGCAGGAGCTGGCTGAGGACGCTGCCGGCCAGGTCCTTCTCCACCGGGGAGCACGAGGCCCGCATGACCAGCAGGCCCGCCCGCTCCGCGTCCTCGACGGCCTGGCGCAGCAGGGCCGTTCTGCCGCTCGCTGCCACGCCCTCGATCAACAGCACCTGTCCCCGGCCGGCCAGGCATTCACCGACGAGCGACTTCAGGAGTGATATGTGTTTTTCACGTTCCAGTAAAAGCATGACGTCTCCCCCAGAGCGAACGCGGTAAGGCGGAATCAGACGGAAGCGCCGAAGAGCCGGGAGCGCAGTGGAATGCCGGGATTTTCTCCCAGCAGACCCCGTTTCCGTAGACACGGCACCACGGCCTCCACCACAGCGGTGAGGTCGTCGGACAACACGGACGGGCGAATCCGGAAACCGTCGACCCCGCCGTCTCTGTGCCATTCCTCCATGAGGTCCGCCAATTGCTCCGGCGTTCCGGTGAAGGTGGCGCAATCGGAGGTGAACGGTATCCAGCGGTCGAGGCGGTTCCTGCGCGCGGTCGCTTCGGACCCGGTCGCCGCGACCACCACGTCGAGGTCGGCGAGGACGGCGAGTGGCGCCCGTGTGCTTCCGAGGGCCGCGCGCAGCCCGTCCAGTTCCTCGCGGACAGCGTCGACGTCGGTACGGCTGAACGGGGTGACGAAGACGAGGTCGGCGTGGCGCGCGGCAAGCCGGAAAGGCGTGCTGAAGTGGGCCAGGACCGCGGTCATCGGCGGACCGGAGGACGCCGTCGGCACCCGGGCGTGCCCGGACACCGTCAGCCGGTCTCCCGACAGATCGACGGCGTGCGAGCTGAGCACGGACTCCTCCCGCCGGCTGTCCCAGAACGCGGCGACCGAGGCGACGAACTCCTCGGCGTGGGCGAAGCGTTCCTCCGTGAAGGCGGCGTAGCGTTCCGGGTCGGCGGTGGCCCGGCGCCGTTCATCGTCGCTGAGCGCCACCCGGGGCCGCCAGCCGCCGCGGCCCCCGGCGATGCGGTCCAGGGTGACCGCCCTGGCCGCCGTCACCGCCGGCTCGCCCCGGGCGACACCGGTGGGGAACAGGGCGATGCGCGAGGTTCGGCAGGCCGCCAGGGTGAGGGCCAGCCAGGCGTCGAGGGAGCCGTGGGCGTGCCCCGGCTCCGGGGTGGCGGGAACCTGGTCGTCGAGGGTGACCAGGTCCAGTCCGCCCTGCTCGGCGAGGCGCGTGAGCGACACGACGCGCTCCGGGTCGAACAGCGTCTCGGGAGGCGTGCCGGTCAGCCGCCAGGCGGCCGGGTGGGCGCCGAGACCGTCGAGCGCGGCCCCGAGGTACAACGGGGTCCGCATCAGGCACCCTCCCCGACCGAGGGATTGACCAGCGATTCGCTGATCTTCTGGTCGCCCAGTCCCCAACGGTCGAGCACCTTCTGGTACTTGCCGTTGCGGATCAGCTCGTTCACAGCCGCCGCGACCGCCTTCGACGTTCCGTCGTCCTTGCGGCTCATGGCGCCGACCTGGCTGTCGATGGTGTCCGTCACGCTGTCCACCACACCGACCAGTTCGGTCTCGCCGGTCGTCTCCGCGTGATAGACGACACTGGAACTGGGACCGACGTAGACGTCCACCCGCCCCGACCGGAGCGCCAGGTAGTAGTCGGACGCCTTCTGGTAGTACTGGATGTTGATCGCGGGGCGCCCGGCCTCGCGGTTCTCGGCGCTCCACTCCAGCATGATCTTCTCCTGGGTCGACCCGGAGGCCAGCGCGACGTTCTTGCCCGCCAGATCGGCCGGTTCGTCGACCTTCAGGTCGCTGCCTTCCCGCGCCTCGAAACCGAGGCGGTCGCGGCGGTAGCTGGCGAAGTCGTACGTCTTCATCCGCTCCTCGGTGACCGAGATGTTGGACAACGCCACGTCGTACTTCCCGCTGTCCACGCCCAGGAACATGTTCTCCCATGAGGTGACCTCACGGTCCGGCTCGAGACCCATCACCCCCGCGATCAGGACGGCGATGTCCAGTTCGAACCCGATGGGAGTCTTGTTGTCGGTCGCGTAGCAGCTCAGCGGCGGTGTGTTGTCGATCGTGCCGCCGATGTGCAGGACGCCCGTCCGGCGCACGCGCTCGGGCACCAGCGCGGCGACCTCGTCGACCTCGGCGGCGGTGAGCCGGTTCTGCCGGGGAGTGAGATTGAGGCCGGAACTCGTGGCGGCCGTGAGCTCGTCGCCGTCGGCGCACCCGGTCAGCAGGAGCAGGAACACCCAGCCACCCGCCAGGAATCGACGCATTGGTTACCTCCGTGTGGGGTCAGAGAATCTTGGTGAG
Proteins encoded in this window:
- a CDS encoding helix-turn-helix domain-containing protein, giving the protein MPQVKTETPHEIVGEACPVREVLDRVAGKWSILIIVAAARGPVRFTELERSIEGISRRMLTLTLRNLERDGLLTRTVYATVPPRVEYRLTAMAQELHQSLLSLTDWATRHREEISDARHAYDAERLVDGR
- a CDS encoding helix-turn-helix transcriptional regulator; the protein is MLLLEREKHISLLKSLVGECLAGRGQVLLIEGVAASGRTALLRQAVEDAERAGLLVMRASCSPVEKDLAGSVLSQLLLSIPAPGALADQAAPGYHEFCRQILRRTAQVPLVVAVDDIHHADAESAQSLLYLARRLGAARVLLVVTSQRDDGQAPPLFAAELPCELGTHRVEVEPLSEDGTAALLAERLGPRTDTARLAAEFHRISGGNLRLLDALTEDARRGGRSGHDRVTARGYGAAVVRLLRRGEPALLRTAQALAVLGGRGTPERVARLTGLDQETEAGTGTLTGSAAVERAIATMTATGLLRDGRLPHPAAREAVLSTVTGADRATLNQHAARLLHDLGEPASAVACHLAQARRRVEPWAVPALVEAAEHELLAERNERAARYLELAHEACPEPAGRAAVLAKLTDARWRVSPSAAAGHLTPLVTAARTGDLGNGCLPDLVRQLLWHGRHTDAAAVLGRLREAAASDASVAQEVRHLDSWLAFSHPRFAHRRTQPTARAAFGSPHAAEGDLTAPAGDDPWLALAGSLCDRLVSGRGGDRVASLEGSLRNLRSRGNPAWAHETAALALLGLLDLGRYDLVLQQCAALVVAGGEDEAPTWHAVLASLRAEALLRRGDLADALRTAQEALTLLPSHAWGVAVGFPLGTLVTAAVRSGDTETAERYLAFSPPEAMSQSRFGLYYLHARGTYHLAVQRAYAALADFLACGELVTALGLEAAAPVPWRTSAAEAWLRLGNDDRARRLVREELACSDASGGAGSARGRSLRMLAAVSTPERRPQLLLEAVELFEQYGEQYEQARGLAHLGYAYSALADNRRARTTLRRARYLATTCGAAPLGEELLAFQGTSDTSVSCEDDGSRLTEAERRVAHLAVLGYTNREIAAKLYITASTVEQHLTRVYRKLDIKRRRDLPADLGTTTLHGRQRHAQRPSTKRSAS
- a CDS encoding ABC transporter substrate-binding protein, producing the protein MRRFLAGGWVFLLLLTGCADGDELTAATSSGLNLTPRQNRLTAAEVDEVAALVPERVRRTGVLHIGGTIDNTPPLSCYATDNKTPIGFELDIAVLIAGVMGLEPDREVTSWENMFLGVDSGKYDVALSNISVTEERMKTYDFASYRRDRLGFEAREGSDLKVDEPADLAGKNVALASGSTQEKIMLEWSAENREAGRPAINIQYYQKASDYYLALRSGRVDVYVGPSSSVVYHAETTGETELVGVVDSVTDTIDSQVGAMSRKDDGTSKAVAAAVNELIRNGKYQKVLDRWGLGDQKISESLVNPSVGEGA
- a CDS encoding shikimate dehydrogenase; translated protein: MTETPLSGATRLYAVVGDPVTQVRAPELVNPVLAALGIDAVVVPVHAPAEHLAAVVGGLVRAGNVDGLLVTVPHKAAVCALADELGPAAALSGTANAMRRGADGRWLADNFDGLGFVRGLEAAGHPVRGGRVVLVGAGGAGSAIAVALLTAGAGPVCVRDVDAARLAGLLARLGSRWPGTVRAEAPGDLAAADLVVNATPLGMRPRDALPFDPADVRADAVVADIVMKPHETALLQAAAAAGRRIHHGVHMLEQQVPCYREFFGWL
- a CDS encoding LLM class flavin-dependent oxidoreductase, with protein sequence MRTPLYLGAALDGLGAHPAAWRLTGTPPETLFDPERVVSLTRLAEQGGLDLVTLDDQVPATPEPGHAHGSLDAWLALTLAACRTSRIALFPTGVARGEPAVTAARAVTLDRIAGGRGGWRPRVALSDDERRRATADPERYAAFTEERFAHAEEFVASVAAFWDSRREESVLSSHAVDLSGDRLTVSGHARVPTASSGPPMTAVLAHFSTPFRLAARHADLVFVTPFSRTDVDAVREELDGLRAALGSTRAPLAVLADLDVVVAATGSEATARRNRLDRWIPFTSDCATFTGTPEQLADLMEEWHRDGGVDGFRIRPSVLSDDLTAVVEAVVPCLRKRGLLGENPGIPLRSRLFGASV